A window of Ananas comosus cultivar F153 linkage group 4, ASM154086v1, whole genome shotgun sequence contains these coding sequences:
- the LOC109708617 gene encoding uncharacterized protein LOC109708617, with translation MLDMVKLKLRAFLSRLRWPASTPRCRRQRRPAKPAVVVRQFGRPNPNIDDDADDAAESMAKPNTSKSAVVQLRLATFNAAMFSMAPAVSADHDIRCKSANDRPKGILKQQSLGKSKLRVSINLPDNEISVERTKQLRERAPSQCYYGFGSPRSHCGAERSMLDVLREVGADVIALQNVKAEEEKAMRPLSDLAEGLGMKFVFAESWAPEYGNAILSKWPIKHWMVQKIFDDTDFRNVLKATIEIPRVGEVNFHCTHLDHLDENWRMKQINSILRSRDGPHILAGGLNSLDETDYSAERWADIAKYYEEIGKPKPKVEVMKYLKGKQYVDAKHFAGECEAVVILAKGQDVQGTCKYGTRVDYILASPYSPYKFVPGSYGVLSSKGTSDHHIVKVDVTVDRADDENGGRRRRHPKQRVVKMDKASSRGIWGTS, from the exons ATGCTTGACATGGTCAAGCTGAAGCTCCGCGCCTTCCTCTCCCGCCTCCGCTGGCCCGCCTCCACCCCCCGCTGCCGCCGCCAACGCCGCCCCGCAAAGCCCGCCGTAGTCGTCCGCCAATTCGGCCGGCCGAACCCCAACAtcgacgacgacgccgacgACGCCGCAGAATCAATGGCTAAGCCCAACACCTCGAAGAGCGCCGTAGTACAACTCCGTCTGGCCACGTTCAACGCCGCCATGTTCTCCATGGCGCCCGCCGTCTCGGCAGACCACGACATCCGGTGCAAGTCGGCCAACGACCGGCCCAAGGGCATACTGAAGCAGCAGAGCTTGGGGAAGTCGAAGCTGCGGGTGTCGATCAACCTCCCCGACAACGAGATCTCCGTCGAGAGGACCAAGCAATTGAGGGAGAGAGCTCCCTCACAATGTTATTACGGCTTCGGTTCCCCGAGATCGCACTGCGGTGCGGAGCGGAGCATGCTGGACGTGCTGCGGGAGGTCGGGGCGGACGTCATCGCGCTGCAGAACGTCAAGGCCGAGGAGGAGAAGGCGATGCGGCCGCTGTCGGACCTCGCAGAGGGGCTCGGGATGAAGTTCGTGTTCGCCGAGAGCTGGGCGCCGGAGTACGGCAACGCCATCCTGTCCAAGTGGCCCATCAAGCACTGGATGGTTCAGAAGATCTTCGACGACACCGATTTCAG GAATGTGTTGAAGGCCACAATCGAGATACCGAGAGTGGGGGAAGTGAATTTCCACTGCACCCATCTCGACCACCTCGACGAAAACTGGAGAATGAAGCAGATAAACTCGATACTTCGGTCCAGAGACGGGCCGCATATCTTAGCCGGAGGACTAAACTCTCTCGACGAGACAGACTACTCGGCAGAAAGGTGGGCGGATATCGCCAAG TACTACGAAGAGATTGGAAAACCAAAACCGAAGGTGGAGGTTATGAAGTACCTGAAGGGAAAGCAGTATGTGGATGCCAAGCACTTCGCAGGAGAATGTGAAGCTGTAGTAATACTTGCTAAAGGCCAAG ACGTGCAAGGGACATGCAAGTATGGGACGAGAGTAGACTACATATTGGCGTCGCCATATTCGCCATACAAGTTTGTCCCAGGATCCTACGGAGTCCTCTCATCAAAGGGAACTTCAGATCATCACATCGTCAAAGTCGACGTTACTGTCGACAGAGCAGACGACGAAAACGGCGGCAGACGCCGGCGACACCCGAAACAGAGAGTAGTGAAGATGGATAAGGCATCCTCCAGAGGTATATGGGGAACTAGCTAA
- the LOC109708945 gene encoding NADH dehydrogenase [ubiquinone] flavoprotein 1, mitochondrial → MASALAKYLMTRARVGALAPTLSAAHHHLVRRGVAADDASLIDEGSIKNPLSLPKAQLVRHFNSERLGSSHRFFSTQATTTATTPQAPPPPPPVEKTHFGGLSDEDRIFTNLYGLHDPFLKGAMKRGDWYRTKDLVLKGADWIVNEMKKSGLRGRGGAGFPSGLKWSFMPKVSDGRPSYLVVNADESEPGTCKDREIMRHDPHKLLEGCLIAGVGMRATAAYIYIRGEYVNERHNLEKARKEAYAAGLLGKNACGSGYNFDVHIHFGAGAYICGEETALLESLEGKQGKPRLKPPFPANAGLYGCPTTVTNVETVAVSPTILRRGPEWFASFGRKNNSGTKLFCVSGHVNKPCTVEEEMSIPLKELIERHCGGVRGGWDNLLAVIPGGSSVPLLPKHICDDVLMDYDALKAVQSGLGTAAVIVMDKSTDVVDAIARLSYFYKHESCGQCTPCREGTGWLWMIMERLKVGNAKLEEIDMLQEVTKQIEGHTICALGDAAAWPVQGLIRHFRPELERRIRERAEKELLQAAAA, encoded by the exons ATGGCGAGCGCTCTCGCGAAGTATCTGATGACGAGGGCGAGGGTCGGGGCACTGGCGCCGACGCTCTCCGCCGCGCACCATCACCTCGTCCGCCGCGGCGTCGCCGCCGACGACGCCTCCCTCATCGACGAG GGATCTATCAAGAACCCTTTGTCTCTACCAAAGGCACAATTGGTTCGTCATTTTAACAGTGAGAGGTTGGGTTCTTCTCATAGGTTCTTCAGCACCCAGGCCACAACAACTGCAACTACTCCACAGGCtccaccgccaccaccgccgGTAGAGAAAACCCACTTTGGCGGCCTTTCGGACGAAGACCGCATCTTCACCAATCTTTATGGCTTGCATGACCCTTTCCTTAAGGGTGCAATGAAGCGAGGTGACTGGTACAGGACCAAGGATCTGGTGCTGAAGGGAGCTGATTGGATCGTCAATGAAATGAAGAAATCTGGCCTTCGAGGCCGTGGAGGAGCTGGCTTTCCTTCTGGTCTCAAATGGTCATTCATGCCAAAGGTATCGGATGGCCGCCCTTCCTATCTTGTCGTTAATGCTGATGAGAGTGAACCAGGCACGTGTAAAGACAGAGAGATCATGCGCCATGACCCGCACAAACTGCTTGAAGGGTGCCTGATTGCTGGAGTTGGTATGAGGGCTACAGCCGCTTACATCTATATTAGAGGGGAGTATGTTAATGAGCGTCATAACCTCGAAAAGGCAAGGAAAGAAGCATATGCAGCGGGACTGTTGGGAAAGAATGCTTGTGGATCCGGATACAACTTTGATGTGCATATACACTTTGGTGCTGGTGCTTATATCTGTGGTGAAGAGACTGCTCTGTTGGAGAGCCTTGAAGGCAAACAAGGGAAGCCGCGGCTTAAGCCACCTTTCCCGGCTAATGCCGGTCTATATGGCTGCCCTACAACTGTCACGAATGTGGAAACTGTAGCCGTGTCTCCCACTATCCTTAGGCGGGGCCCCGAATGGTTTGCAAGTTTTGGTCGGAAGAACAACTCAGGGACAAAGCTGTTCTGCGTATCTGGTCACGTGAACAAGCCTTGCACGGTGGAAGAGGAGATGAGCATTCCTCTCAAGGAGTTGATAGAGAGGCACTGCGGTGGTGTGAGAGGAGGATGGGATAACCTGCTTGCTGTTATACCTGGGGGTTCTTCTGTTCCTCTCCTACCGAAGCACATATGCGATGATGTTTTGATGGATTACGATGCATTGAAGGCTGTTCAATCGGGGTTGGGAACTGCGGCGGTTATAGTGATGGACAAGTCGACTGACGTTGTGGATGCGATAGCGAGGCTGTCGTACTTCTACAAGCACGAGAGCTGTGGGCAGTGCACGCCATGCAGGGAGGGGACGGGGTGGCTGTGGATGATCATGGAGAGGTTGAAGGTGGGAAATGCAAAATTGGAGGAGATCGATATGCTTCAGGAGGTGACGAAACAGATTGAGGGGCACACCATATGTGCTCTAGGGGATGCCGCTGCGTGGCCAGTGCAGGGGCTCATCAGGCACTTCAGGCCGGAGCTGGAGAGGAGGATCCGGGAACGGGCAGAAAAGGAGCTGCTgcaggctgctgctgcttga
- the LOC109709084 gene encoding uncharacterized protein LOC109709084, producing the protein MTRPDISFSVNAACQHMESSTMQDFQNVKRILRYISGTIDFGIRILSQINPIFHARSKHIEIDYHFIREKVAFGHLVTRFVSSPHQLADVLTKPLSKSGFTQLRTKLGMWSRHLRGSNEHSHQKGNDHDQETN; encoded by the exons ATGACTCGTCCAGATATCTCTTTCTCTGTTAATGCAGCATGTCAACATATGGAGTCATCGACAATGCAAGATTTTCAGAATGTCAAACGCATTCTTCGTTATATCAGTGGTACTATTGATTTTGGAATTCGAATTTTATCTCAAA TTAATCCTATTTTCCATGCTCGTAGTAAGCATATAGAAATTGATTATCACTTTATACGTGAGAAGGTGGCTTTTGGTCATTTGGTCACACGGTTTGTCTCCTCTCCTCATCAACTTGCCGATGTATTGACCAAGCCACTTTCTAAATCTGGTTTTACACAATTACGAACCAAACTCGGCATGTGGTCTAGACATTTGCGGGGGAGTAATGAACATTCTCATCAAAAAGGAAATGATCATGATCAAGAGACGAATTAG